In the genome of Oncorhynchus mykiss isolate Arlee chromosome 18, USDA_OmykA_1.1, whole genome shotgun sequence, one region contains:
- the LOC110495663 gene encoding uncharacterized protein LOC110495663 — MSISLLTVFLAEAILCTVSGEQLYRKVGGELVLTPDKSTVPDSITGILWKHGKNKVAEWDKDFGGLDIYAAFKERTILDNTTGELRISGLKKTDSGVYSVEFNSKLLHKTYTLSVIKAVPKPTITYSCNTNKISCILTCEGDTTDAEPVTYSWKEGEGAWEVLDKQININKSDAGKSTNSYTYFCKMKNSAGEGEVSEPVVLGSDGWLTKARLLGISVFVIAVAGVLSFIFGHRAITGVWIYEKESMPWKGEFWKNQREVGPTTDTSNGVSASTEEALARENDHKDDSIL; from the exons ATGTCGATCTCACTTCTGACTGTCTTTCTTGCGGAAGCAATACTCTGCACAGTTTCAG GTGAACAGCTCTACAGAAAAGTGGGAGGTGAGCTCGTGTTGACGCCTGACAAGTCCACAGTGCCTGACTCCATCACAGGCATCCTATGGAAGCATGGGAAGAACAAGGTGGCAGAGTGGGACAAGGATTTTGGTGGTCTGGACATCTATGCTGCCTTCAAAGAGCGTACAATCCTGGACAATACTACTGGAGAGCTGAGAATCAGTGGATTGAAGAAAACAGACAGTGGAGTTTATTCTGTGGAATTCAACAGCAAACTGCTTCACAAGACATATACATTATCTGTTATCA AGGCAGTCCCCAAACCCACCATCACTTATTCCTGCAACACCAACAAAATCTCCTGCATTCTGACCTGTGAGGGCGACACCACTGATGCTGAACCAGTCACCTACAgctggaaagagggagagggggcatGGGAGGTCTTAGACAAACAGATTAATATCAATAAGAGCGACGCTGGCAAATCAACCAACAGTTACACGTACTTCTGCAAGATGAAGAACTCTGCTGGGGAAGGTGAAGTCAGCGAGCCAGTGGTGTTAGGCTCAG ATGGCTGGTTGACCAAGGCCAGGTTACTTGGTATTTCTGTCTTTGTTATTGCTGTTGCTGGAGTTCTATCGTTCATTTTTGGTCATAGAGCTATAACAG GAGTTTGGATCTATGAGAAAG AATCAATGCCTTGGAAAGGAG AATTCTGGAAAAACCAGAGAGAAGTGGGACCTA ccaCTGACACATCAAATGGAGTTTCTGCATCCACAG AGGAAGCCTTGGCGAGGGAAAATGATCATAAAGATGATTCGATATTGTAG